The following coding sequences lie in one Micromonospora sp. R77 genomic window:
- a CDS encoding ABC-2 family transporter protein, translating to MGSVTATVAPTTGSHVTSWFRTFGAIAASGFRRHATYRQAAVAGAVTNSVFGFLHCYVFLAVAGAAGTAGGYDRAQLATFVWAGQGLLAVILLWGWTELADRIRTGEIASDLLRPVHPVTSYLAADLGRAGWASVARLVPPLLVGPLFFEVHLPRRWTTLPLFVLSVLTAIVVCFACRFLVNATAYWLQDVRGPMILWTLCSGVLAGLYFPLGFLPDWLELSLRYGTPFPSLFQTPLDVLVERQATPVQVGLVGLQVGWAVLLLAACRLVQRRAERRMVVQGG from the coding sequence GTGGGCTCGGTCACCGCCACTGTGGCACCGACCACCGGCTCACACGTTACCTCATGGTTTCGGACATTTGGTGCTATAGCTGCATCGGGATTCCGGCGGCACGCCACCTACCGGCAGGCGGCCGTGGCCGGAGCGGTGACGAACTCGGTCTTCGGCTTCCTGCACTGCTACGTCTTCCTCGCGGTGGCCGGCGCGGCCGGCACCGCCGGCGGGTACGACCGCGCCCAGCTCGCCACCTTCGTCTGGGCCGGCCAGGGCCTGCTCGCGGTGATCCTGCTCTGGGGCTGGACCGAGCTGGCCGACCGGATCCGCACCGGTGAGATCGCCAGCGACCTGCTCCGGCCGGTGCACCCGGTGACCAGCTACCTCGCCGCCGACCTGGGTCGCGCCGGGTGGGCCTCGGTCGCCCGGCTGGTGCCGCCGCTGTTGGTCGGGCCGCTCTTCTTCGAGGTCCACCTGCCCCGGCGCTGGACCACCCTGCCGCTCTTCGTGCTCTCCGTGCTGACCGCGATCGTGGTCTGCTTCGCCTGCCGCTTCCTGGTCAACGCCACCGCGTACTGGCTCCAGGACGTGCGCGGTCCGATGATCCTCTGGACGCTCTGCTCCGGTGTGCTCGCCGGACTCTACTTCCCGTTGGGCTTCCTGCCCGACTGGCTGGAGCTGTCGCTGCGCTACGGCACCCCGTTCCCGAGCCTGTTCCAGACCCCGCTCGACGTGCTGGTGGAGCGGCAGGCCACCCCGGTCCAGGTCGGGCTGGTCGGCCTCCAGGTGGGCTGGGCGGTGCTGCTGCTGGCCGCCTGCCGGCTGGTGCAGCGCCGGGCGGAACGCCGGATGGTGGTGCAGGGTGGCTGA